One Tachysurus fulvidraco isolate hzauxx_2018 chromosome 2, HZAU_PFXX_2.0, whole genome shotgun sequence DNA segment encodes these proteins:
- the rhol gene encoding rhodopsin, like — protein sequence MNSTEGPDFYIPMSNATGLVRSPHEYPQYYLAEPWVFSFLTIYMFFLILMGIPVNLFTLCVTVLHKNLRTPIYYMVVNMTMADLLVIVISFPFTMHAAMHGYFVRGMVGCNFEGFLTVHGIQISLWSLVVLSVERVMVSCRPDMDIRLRRKFIVKGIGFSWLMAFSCSLPPLFEWSRYIPEGLQCSCGVDYYTLKPDIYNESFINYMFTVHLIIPLTVISLCFGRLLCMVNDDAISKNEQDASCLTVLLILGFFICWLPYASFGWHIFSNQGSAFSPIAMSLTSFFAKSSVLFIPLICICMDKQLRQCMVITLCLGKNPFEGQVGDSKTSES from the coding sequence ATGAACAGCACAGAGGGCCCCGATTTCTACATCCCAATGTCCAACGCTACTGGACTAGTCAGGAGCCCTCACGAGTATCCACAGTACTACCTGGCAGAACCATGGGTCTTCTCCTTCCTCACCATCTACATGTTTTTCCTTATCCTTATGGGTATTCCTGTCAACTTGTTCACACTCTGCGTCACGGTCCTGCACAAGAATCTACGCACGCCGATCTACTACATGGTGGTGAACATGACGATGGCTGACCTCCTCGTAATCGTTATCAGCTTTCCTTTCACCATGCACGCAGCAATGCACGGCTATTTCGTCCGTGGAATGGTGGGATGCAACTTTGAAGGCTTCTTGACAGTGCATGGTATCCAGATCTCATTGTGGTCCTTGGTGGTCCTGTCCGTAGAGAGGGTCATGGTGTCCTGTAGACCTGACATGGACATTCGTCTCCGGCGCAAGTTTATCGTTAAGGGAATAGGCTTCAGCTGGCTTATGGCTTTCAGCTGTTCTTTGCCTCCTCTCTTTGAGTGGTCGCGATACATCCCTGAGGGATTGCAGTGCTCGTGCGGCGTCGATTACTACACTCTAAAGCCTGATATCTACAACGAGTCCTTCATCAACTACATGTTCACCGTGCACCTCATCATCCCGTTGACCGTCATCTCCCTGTGCTTCGGCCGACTGCTTTGCATGGTTAATGACGATGCTATTTCTAAAAACGAGCAAGATGCCAGCTGCTTGACGGTCCTCTTGATCCTAGGGTTCTTCATCTGCTGGCTGCCGTATGCTAGTTTTGGCTGGCACATCTTCTCAAACCAAGGCAGTGCCTTCAGTCCTATCGCCATGTCTCTGACCTCGTTCTTCGCCAAGAGTTCCGTGTTGTTTATTCCCCTCATTTGCATTTGCATGGACAAGCAGCTCCGTCAATGCATGGTCATCACGCTGTGCCTAGGGAAGAACCCTTTTGAGGGCCAGGTTGGAGACTCAAAGACCTCAGAGTCCTAG